One Streptosporangium becharense genomic window, CATCGGCCGGGCCGACGAGTACGGCGCCGTCGACCTGGTGCTGTCCCTGCTCGACGGCGGCGTCCCCGCCGAGCGGCTGCTGCTGGAGCTCATCGCGCCCGCGCAGCGGCGCGTCGGCGAGCTGTGGGCGGCCAACGAGTGGTCGGTCGCCCGAGAGCACGGCGCCACGGCCGTCAGCGACCGGGCGGTCGCCGCCATCGCCGCCCGCGCGCGCACCGCCCCCACCCGCGGGCGGGTGACCGTGGCCTGCACCGACGGCGAGTACCACGCGCTGCCCACCCGGCTGCTGGCCGAGGTGCTGCGCCTGCGCGGCTGGCAGGTCGACTTCCTCGGCGCCAGCGTGCCCGGCCCGCACCTGATCACCCACCTGCACCAGACCGGGCCCGACGCCGTCGCGCTGGGCTGTGCCCTGGCCACCCGCCTGCCCCGGGCACACGCCACGCTGACCGCCTGCCAGGCCGTGGGCGTGCCCGTCATGGCGGGCGGTGCCGGCTTCGGCACCGACGGCCGCTTCGCCCGGCTGCTGGGCGCCGACGCCTGGGCCCCCACCGCCGACGCCGCAGCCGACCACCTCGACCGCGGCCTGCCCGGCTTCCCCGAGCCCAGGCAGGCCCTGGGCCACCTGGCCGACGAGGAGTACACCCAGCTGGTCCGCCGCCGCGGAGAGCTGATCGGCCGGGTGATGACCGTCCTGGCCGGGGCCTACCCGCCGATGGCCGCCTACCGCGACGACCAGCTCGACGCCACCGCCGACGACCTCGGCCACATCGTCGACTTCCTCGCCGCCGCCCTGTACGTCGACGACGCCCCGGTGTTCACCGAGTTCGTCGGCTGGACCGGCGGCGTGCTGGCCGCCCGCGGCGTTCCCCCCGAGGCGCTGGGAGTGGGGCTGCGCATCTTCCACGACGAACTGCGAGACTTCCCTCGTGCCCGTCACCTGCTGGTTCAGGGGATCGAGGCGGCGCACCCCGACACCGACTTGGAGATCTGACGATAGATGCTCGAGAAGACCCCGTTCCGTACCGAGGTGCATGGCATCGCGCCGGGCACCAGCCTGCTGACCCTCAGCGGTGACCTGGACTACGACACGGCCGCCGAGCTCTTCACCCTCGCCCGTGACCTGTTCGCCGGTGACGTGCGCCACCTCGACCTGGACCTGTCCGGCCTCGATTTCATCGACTCCTCCGGGGTGGCCGCCCTGATCAACGTCTACAACGCCGCCGGCGAACACGACGCCACCATGCGCATCGTCGCGCTGACCTCCTACCTGCGCCACCTGTTCCGGGTCACCGCGCTGGATCAGGTCTTCGCGCTGCCTCCCAAGGAGGAGTAGGCCTCCCGGCACCACCGGCGGCTCCCCCGGGGGAAGGCGACGAACGCCGGGCCGGACTCCCGGGCCGGGGAGTCCGGAGACCGCCGCGCCGGAATCCGGTTGATCGGGTTTCCGGCCGGTGCCACCATTCCCGGATGGAAGAACAGGAACTTTCGCAGATCCAGGCGAACGTCCGCCTTGCCGTCGACCAGCTCGGGCCGCTGAGTGAGGTGGACTTCGGTCTCAACCGGGAATCCGTCAAGTGGGTCGAGGGTTTCATCGAGCGCCAGCGTTCTCAGCCGGACTTCGACCTGGAGCGGATCGGCGGCCTGGTCGGTGTGCTCGGCTCGTTCCTCGGCGCATGCATCGTCGCCGCCACGGGGGGCCGCTGGCACCGGTCGGACGATGACGGGTGGGGTGTGCTCCTGCCGGATGGCAGCACGGCCTTCCCGTTCGCGAAGGTGCACAAGCAGTTCCGTGACGGGGTGGAGGAAGGCGAATCGATCGCCGGTTTCTACCGGATCGCGGTCGACTACCTCGCCACCGGGAGAATACGGGAAGCACGTGGGGACGACGCCGAGGGCGCCGACCGGTAGGCGACGTGATCCCGCCCACGTCGCGCCGGGTTTCGGCCCGCATCGGATTCGCTGAGCCAACCGCTCCCGTCCCGGTTCGGGCGGAGGCGGGAGCCGGTTGTCAACGGCGGCGCAGGCGGTGGGTGAGGCTCGTGTGACGGCGTCCCGCGCCGCGGGTGCGCACCGCCTGGGCCAGCGCGCGCCGGGAGCCGACGATGACGACGAGCTTCTTGGCCCGGGTGATCGCGGTGTAGAGCAGGTTGCGCTGGAGCATCATCCACGCGCTCGTCGCCAGCGGGATGACCACCGCCGGATACTCGCTGCCCTGGGAGCGGTGGATGGACACCGCGTAGGCGTGGGCGAGCTCGTCGAGCTCGTCGAAGGCGTAGTCGACGTTCTCGTCCTCGTCGGTCAGCACGGTCAGCTTGTGGTCGTCGGGTCTGATGTCGACCACCATGCCCACGGTGCCGTTGAACACCCCCGCCGCACCCTTGTCGTAGTTGTTGCGCAGCTGGGTGACCTTGTCGCCGACCCGGAAGACCCGGCCGCCGTAGCGGCGCTCGGGCAGACCCTCCCGGGAGGGGGTCAGCGCCTCCTGCAGGGCCATGTTGAGGTTGCCCGCCCCCGCGGCGCCCCGGTGCATCGGGGCCAGCACCTGCACGTCCCGGCGCGGGTCGAGGCCGAACCTGCGCGGGATGCGGTTGGCGACCACGTCCACCGTCAGCGCCGCGATCTCCTCCGGCTCCTCGCACGGGAACAGGAAGAAGTCGCTCATGCCCGTCAGCGCCGGAGGCAGGCCGGTGTTGACCCGGTGGGCGTTGGTGACCACACCCGACTCCTGCGCCTGGCGGAAGATATGGGTCAGCCGCACCCGGGGGATCTCCTCCTCCGCGGCCAGCAGATCGCGCAGCACCTCCCCGGCACCCACCGAGGGCAGCTGGTCGACGTCGCCCACGAACAGCAGGTGTGTGCCCGGCGCGACCGCCTTGACCAGCTTGTTGGCCAGCAGCAGGTCCAGCATGGACGCCTCGTCGACCACGACCAGGTCGGCGTCCAGCGGGTTGTCGCGATCGAAGGTGGCGTCACCGCCGGGACGCAGCTGCAGCAGCCGGTGCACGGTGGTGGCCTCGTGGCCGGTCAGCTCCGCCAGGCGCTTGGCGGCCCGGCCGGTGGGTGCGGCCAGGGTCACCTTCGCCTTCTTGGCGCGGGCCAGGGTGACGATGGAGCGCACGGTGAAGCTCTTGCCGCAACCGGGACCGCCGGTGAGCACCGCGACCTTCTCCGTCAGCGCCAGCCGCACCGCCGCGGTCTGTTCCTCGGCCAGCTCGGCGCCGGTCTTCTCGCGCAGCCACCCCAGGGCGACGTCCCAGTCGACGGAGCCGAAGACGCCCAGCCGGTCGTGCTCGGCGGCCAGCAGGCCGCGCAACGCCCCGGCCAGTGAGAGCTCGGCGCGGTGGAAGGGCACCAGGTAGACCGCCGGGACGACGGCGTCACCGGCTGGGACGTCCTCGCGGACCACGCCCTCCTCGGCGATCAGTTCCTCCAGGCAGCGGGCGGTCAGCTCGGCGGGGACGTCCAGGATCTTCACCGCGTCGGCGACGAGGTTGGGTGCGGGCAGGTAGCAGTGCCCGTCGTCGGCGGCCTGCGACAGGGTGTAGCGCAGCCCCGCCTTGACCCGCTCGGGGCTGTCGTGCGGGATGCCGACCGCCTGCGCGATGGTGTCGGCGGTCTTGAACCCGATGCCCCACACGTCGTCGGCCAGCCGGTACGGCTCACCCTTGACGACCTCGATGGAGTTGTCGCCGTACTGCTTGAAGATGCGCACCGCGATCGAGGTCGACACCCCGACGCCCTGCAGGAAGATCATCACCTCTTTGATGATCTTCTGTTCCTCCCAGGCGACCGCGATCATCTTGGTCCGCTTCGGGCCGAGCCCCGGCACCTCGACCAGCCGCTCGGGAGTGGTCTCGATGATCTGCAGCGTGTCGACCCCGAAGTGGTCGACGATCCGCTCGGCCATCTTCGGCCCGATGCCCTTGATCAGGCCGGACCCGAGGTAGCGCCGGATGCCCTGCACGGTGGCGGGCAGCACGGTGGCGTAGGACCACACCTCGAACTGCCTGCCGTAGCGGGGGTGGGAGGTCCAGCGACCGGTCAGCCGCAGCGACTCACCCGGCTGGGCACCCAGCAGCGGGCCTACCACGGTCAGCAGGTCGCTGCCCGACCGCTCGGTGGCCACCCGGGCGATGGTGTAGCCGGTCTCCTCGTTGGCGTACGTGATGCGTTCCAGGACCCCTGAAATGGAGGTACCAGAGGCACCGTGTTCCCCGGCCTGCACGCCACCTCCTCCACCCCTGATCCGCTTGCGCAAGTTTAGGCCAGCCGAGTGCGTCACGGCCCGGGCGGCTCCCGGGCGGCCGGCTCCCGGACGGGCGGCGATAACCCGGTGGCATCCGTGACCGGTCAGTCCATAACCTGTAGAGATCAACCCGTAGGAAGGCGACCACAATGCCGCAGCAGGTAGCAGAACGACTCCTCTCGTGGGCCAGCGACATCGAGCCGGGCACGATCGAGCAGGCCGCCCGCGCAGCACGCCTCCCATTCGTCCCCTCCCACGTCGCGCTGATGCCGGACGCGCACGTCGGCATGGGTGCCACGGTCGGCTCCGTCATCCCGACCCAGGGTGCGATCATCCCCTCCGCGGTGGGCGTCGACATCGGCTGCGGCATGGTGGCCACCGAGACCTCCCTGACGGCCGCCGACCTCCCCGACGGCCTCGCCGCACTGATGCCGCTCGTCGAGCGGCGCATCCCGGCCGGTGTCGGCCGGGGCCACGACGACCCCCGCGTGGATTCCGTGCTCGCCGCGCTCGGCCGCCCGCACACCACCCTGACCGGCAAGCAGGAGACCACGACGGCGACCCAGTTCGGCACCCTGGGCTCCGGCAACCACTTCGTCGAGGTGTGCCTGGACGAGCGCGACCACGTCTGGACGGTCCTGCACTCCGGGTCCCGGGGCATCGGCAACCAGCTCGCCACCAGGCACATCGGCGAGGCCAAGAAGCTGATGAAGCAGTACTTCATCACCCTGGAGGATCCGGACCTGGCCTACCTCGTGCAGGGCACCCCGCAGTTCACCGCCTACATCGAGGACATGCTGTGGGCACAGCGGTACGCGATGGCGTCCCGGGCGCGCATGGCCGAGGTCCTGGTGGCCTCGCTGTTCGAGGTCGTCGGCCACGGCTCAGCGCTGCGGACGATCAACGCGCACCACAACTTCACGCAGCTGGAGCACCACCACGGCCGCGACGTGTGGATCACCCGCAAGGGCGCCATCAAGGCTGCCCGCGGCGACGAGGGGATCATCCCCGGTTCGATGGGCACCCGCTCCTACATCGTGACCGGCCTGGGCAGCTCCGCCTCCTACAACTCCTGTTCCCACGGCGCCGGCCGCCGCATGTCGCGCACCGAGGCGCGCAAGAAGCTCACCGCGGCCTCCCTCGCCGAGGCGATGGGGACGAGGACGTGGAACGCCGACCGCGCGGCGGCCCTGGTCGACGAGCACCCCGAGGCGTACAAGTCGATCGACCAGGTGATGGAGGACCAGCGCGACCTGGTCACCGTGCAGCACACGCTGCGGCAGGTCTTCAACTACAAGGGCTGAGGTCCGGGACGGCCGCGGGGCGGGCAGGGATCCGGGGCTGAGGAACATGGGAACCGGATCGTGCGCTAAGCGTTTGTCCTGGTGAGGATCGGTTCGACCGTCCATGATCGCTACCGGAAGCCTTCGAGGGTCTTGTCGTAGACCATGGGAGGTTCACGGTGTCGGTCGAGTCCTTGTCCGATGAGCAGGCGGCGGGGTTCGCCTCGTTTCAGGGGCCGCCAACGCGGGCTCAGCTGGAGAAGTACTTCTTCCTCGATGACGCCGACCGGGAGGCGTGAGTCCAAGCGCAGAGATCACAACCGGCTTGGACTCGCTGTCCAGATCGCTGTGGCCCGGTTCTTGCGGCGGTTTCTGGCGGTGCGGGTGCTGATCGAAGCCACCGGCGACCAGGTCGATGTCGCCACCGGTGAGGTTCTGACGCCGGCGCCGGCCTCGGTGCAGGAGGTGCGGGCGGCGATCGAGGCGGTCGTGCCGCGCCAGCAGCTGACCGCGGCTTTGGAAGCGATCATCGAGCTGACCCCGCCGACGGATTCGGATGCCGATGAGTCGTGGCGGGCGATGCTGGTGGGCCGTTTCACCATGGTGCGGCCCTTCCTGCCGAGGTTGTACGAGGTGATCCAGTTCGGGGCCACCGCCGAGGGCCGGCCGGTGCTGGCCGCGCTGCGCACCCTGCCCGCCTCGATGGGACGCAAGCGCGTCACCCCGGCCGAGATCGACACTTCGCCGCTGGCCGGGTCACGGCGGCGCCTGGTGCTGCGGCCGCCGCACCCGCAAGAAGGGCTGGTGGGTAGGAAGATGAGAATCACTTATGTTGATCATACTCGTGGCATGCCTGACGGGCGTATCAAGGGCATCCTTACCGCTTTCTATTCCTAGGGTTTTAAATGGAGCATTCCGAGTGCTATGCCAGTGAGTTCTGTGCGGCCGCGCACAGAATGCTGGACGGCGAGCTGGCCGAAGTTGAGTACGGTCACGTACTGGATATCGCCGTTTCGAAAGACAGCGCTGGGATATGGGCCGTCGCGACCATTGCCCTGACCGGGATCGAGAAGCCCTGGAGGCACACCGCCCTTGGTGCAGGCCGTCAACTTCGTCTCCGACGACCCCGCCCAGGCCGGCACCATGATGATGACCTGGGAGGTTACGGCGGTGGATCACCGTACACGTGTGGACTTCCGAGCCGACGACGTCCCAGTTGGCATCTTCGCCGACGATCACGCTGCCGGCCTGTCCTCCTCGCTGGCCAATCTCGCCGAGCACCTCGAGACGTGACGTGGCGGTCGAGGCGTCCCGTTCAGGAGCGCCCACATGGGCCTTGGAGAAGCATCGGAACGAAGAACGTGAAACCCCCGATCGCGCCGATCTCGACGAGACAGCTGAGCCGGCGTCAGGTCACCCGCGCGTTGATGGATCGCTGTGGCACCAGATGGTCTTGTCCGGTAACGAACGTCCGCGACACTCTCCTTACCCAATAAATCACAGCTTTGGGATACGTATGAGCTACCACACACTAGTGGAACACTACGAGCAGTTCCTTCGGACCGGCGCTTCCGGGATAACCGAGGGATTCGCCTGGACGGTTGTCCGGCCGGTGGTCGGGCAACTTTCGCTGGAGGAGACGGCAGTCCGCGCAACCGGCGGCGGGCGAGCTTTCATAACGGAGCTCGACGTTGACGATGCTGTATACCGCGACGACGCCATTCTGCTCAATCAATCCGGACCGACGACGATGCTTGTCGAGATTCAGAGCTCAAGATACGCTTCAGCTCATCCAGTCCTCCAATGGCTCAGCATGAGCGCCCAAGTATGGAACTTGACGTGGGACATCAGCCGGAACTTCCGGCTCACCTATGCCGCGCACGGACAAGTTCTCGCTGAGATCTCCGGCATAGAGGTGGACACGGTGGCCGGCTTGGATCCCCGGTGCCCTTCGCGTCGAGTTAGCGGCCCTGGACCGTACGATCGGTCGCCCGTGGCCGGCGACACAGGCTACCGCCATGGCCATTGTGGAGTCGCGCACCGGAGCACACCTAGATGACGACTGGTTCGACCAGCCCCAGCCTGCCGTGTTCATCGATAAGCCGATTTCCTCCGACCTGCCACCCATCGGCTTCTGGCACCACGAGCCGGACCTGGACGCTCGCATCCGCCTCGCCCCAGAGCACATCAGGCGCGCGCTTCTTGCGCGCGTCGTTCACGAGATGGCGATTCGTTTCGAGCATGACACCGTGCCGGAGGTCACCGAGGCGCTGGAAGCAGCCCACGAGGGTCGGCCGTTCGACGAAGCGGCCGTGAACGCTATGAACACCGTCCACGAGAGCCTAGGAGAGCACTGGGACGGTCAGTTCTATGCAGAGCGCGAGCAGGGCGATTGGCAATGGAGCCGATGGGTCGCCGCGAACGCAATCCGCCATAGCCTGTGGTCGCTCAAAGAGGACGCGCGGTGCCTCGATGGCCTGACATACGCCAGAGCTGCGCTCTCGGAAAAGTGGCCCGCCTTCAAGGAACGGCTCCATGAACTAGCGACGATCAACCTTTACTGAATCACAGGATCAGCCGCCTGTTCCGACAGGGTGCTCGCCAGACAGTGGGCGAGCACCTCGCGCGGATGGCCGCCGATGACCTGCGCTCGACGAGCGAATTCGTCTACCCGCGCAGCCTCCGCGACCTCATCATCAATGTCCTCCTCGCCGACGTGCCCCATCGACCTGTCGTTATTCAGAGACCCGCTTTGGACCCAGGGCCGCCGGGCAGACGGCACCGCCCGGCCCTGCCCACCTGCTCGCCGCCCAGGCCGGCGCACACGCCCGCGCCGTCGCCCACGACGGCGACGGTCTTGCTGGGACCGGCCTCGGCGGCGACTGCGGCGAACCAGCCGGTGCCCAGCACGTCGGAGGCGGTCAGCAGGCTCGGGATGAGGTCGGCGTCGGGCATGGCGGGGTGGCGACCAGGGTGCCGTCGGCGAGCGGGATGCGGGCGTACTGGGCCTGGGTACCGATGGCGCCGATCAGTTCGGCGTGCACACACCGGGACTGGTAGCCGGCCCGGCAGATCTCGCAGGTGTTGTCGGAGGCGAAGAACGATCCGACGACGAAGTCCCCGACCTTGATCGTCTCGACCTGGTCGCCGATCTGTTCGACCACGCCGACGTACTCGTGTCCCATCGGCACCGGCTCGTCAGACTTGTCCACGCCCCGATAGGGCCACAGGTCAGAGCCGCAGGCACACGCCGCGGTGACGCGGATGATCGCGTCGGTGGGATGGACGATCGCTGGGTCGGGGCGGTCCTCGACGCGTGCGTCGCCGGGGCCGTGCAGAACCACTCCACGCATGAGTGGTGTCTCCTTCAAAGGTGTCAGGTGATGGCGGCGGATCTCCGGACGCGTTGCGCGTCCGAATTCTGCCTCGGAAGGTGCCTCGCCGACCAGCGGCCAGACGCCCCGGTCGAAACGGTGCCGGCAGCGTGCCCGCACGG contains:
- a CDS encoding STAS domain-containing protein, translated to MLEKTPFRTEVHGIAPGTSLLTLSGDLDYDTAAELFTLARDLFAGDVRHLDLDLSGLDFIDSSGVAALINVYNAAGEHDATMRIVALTSYLRHLFRVTALDQVFALPPKEE
- a CDS encoding cobalamin B12-binding domain-containing protein; the encoded protein is MSSVLLAVTDLRTAGEAYLEHIGRADEYGAVDLVLSLLDGGVPAERLLLELIAPAQRRVGELWAANEWSVAREHGATAVSDRAVAAIAARARTAPTRGRVTVACTDGEYHALPTRLLAEVLRLRGWQVDFLGASVPGPHLITHLHQTGPDAVALGCALATRLPRAHATLTACQAVGVPVMAGGAGFGTDGRFARLLGADAWAPTADAAADHLDRGLPGFPEPRQALGHLADEEYTQLVRRRGELIGRVMTVLAGAYPPMAAYRDDQLDATADDLGHIVDFLAAALYVDDAPVFTEFVGWTGGVLAARGVPPEALGVGLRIFHDELRDFPRARHLLVQGIEAAHPDTDLEI
- a CDS encoding RtcB family protein; amino-acid sequence: MPQQVAERLLSWASDIEPGTIEQAARAARLPFVPSHVALMPDAHVGMGATVGSVIPTQGAIIPSAVGVDIGCGMVATETSLTAADLPDGLAALMPLVERRIPAGVGRGHDDPRVDSVLAALGRPHTTLTGKQETTTATQFGTLGSGNHFVEVCLDERDHVWTVLHSGSRGIGNQLATRHIGEAKKLMKQYFITLEDPDLAYLVQGTPQFTAYIEDMLWAQRYAMASRARMAEVLVASLFEVVGHGSALRTINAHHNFTQLEHHHGRDVWITRKGAIKAARGDEGIIPGSMGTRSYIVTGLGSSASYNSCSHGAGRRMSRTEARKKLTAASLAEAMGTRTWNADRAAALVDEHPEAYKSIDQVMEDQRDLVTVQHTLRQVFNYKG
- a CDS encoding alcohol dehydrogenase catalytic domain-containing protein, translated to MRGVVLHGPGDARVEDRPDPAIVHPTDAIIRVTAACACGSDLWPYRGVDKSDEPVPMGHEYVGVVEQIGDQVETIKVGDFVVGSFFASDNTCEICRAGYQSRCVHAELIGAIGTQAQYARIPLADGTLVATPPCPTPTSSRAC
- a CDS encoding SRPBCC domain-containing protein; the encoded protein is MQAVNFVSDDPAQAGTMMMTWEVTAVDHRTRVDFRADDVPVGIFADDHAAGLSSSLANLAEHLET
- the recD2 gene encoding SF1B family DNA helicase RecD2, producing MQAGEHGASGTSISGVLERITYANEETGYTIARVATERSGSDLLTVVGPLLGAQPGESLRLTGRWTSHPRYGRQFEVWSYATVLPATVQGIRRYLGSGLIKGIGPKMAERIVDHFGVDTLQIIETTPERLVEVPGLGPKRTKMIAVAWEEQKIIKEVMIFLQGVGVSTSIAVRIFKQYGDNSIEVVKGEPYRLADDVWGIGFKTADTIAQAVGIPHDSPERVKAGLRYTLSQAADDGHCYLPAPNLVADAVKILDVPAELTARCLEELIAEEGVVREDVPAGDAVVPAVYLVPFHRAELSLAGALRGLLAAEHDRLGVFGSVDWDVALGWLREKTGAELAEEQTAAVRLALTEKVAVLTGGPGCGKSFTVRSIVTLARAKKAKVTLAAPTGRAAKRLAELTGHEATTVHRLLQLRPGGDATFDRDNPLDADLVVVDEASMLDLLLANKLVKAVAPGTHLLFVGDVDQLPSVGAGEVLRDLLAAEEEIPRVRLTHIFRQAQESGVVTNAHRVNTGLPPALTGMSDFFLFPCEEPEEIAALTVDVVANRIPRRFGLDPRRDVQVLAPMHRGAAGAGNLNMALQEALTPSREGLPERRYGGRVFRVGDKVTQLRNNYDKGAAGVFNGTVGMVVDIRPDDHKLTVLTDEDENVDYAFDELDELAHAYAVSIHRSQGSEYPAVVIPLATSAWMMLQRNLLYTAITRAKKLVVIVGSRRALAQAVRTRGAGRRHTSLTHRLRRR